A part of Vigna radiata var. radiata cultivar VC1973A chromosome 11, Vradiata_ver6, whole genome shotgun sequence genomic DNA contains:
- the LOC106776721 gene encoding putative disease resistance protein RGA4: protein MDDCDSVVETLPKISKLRHLRTLSIFVVGSKPGCGLAELHSLNLXGXLXIRGLENVXNEXDAKEANLIGKKELNILELSWDGXXNPKGSNVSVERVLEXLEPPSTLKSFXMXGYQGRQFSSWMRSSLVLRDLVNVILSDCENCEELPPLGKLPHLKRLIVSGMKNVKWIDGETYDGVEEKAFPSLEELIVDNLPNLERLLRDEGVEMLPRLSQLTIEDVLNFKVPRLPCVETLDARGIEAGTSFMEGVGENMACLETLIIKIIKGVVVLPNEFRRLGALQELYIGEWYDVEYFPEHVMEGLTSLRTLSIEYCEKLKSLSEGVRHLGRLESLNISKCPELVALPSNMSQLSALRKVSINFNCTLPYGLQCIPSLRVLDINHCTCTSLPDWLGDMTTLEQLNIWYCKELRSLPSSIQRLTNLSYLRIHYCPDLKKRCKRETGEDWQYIRHIPQLELLF, encoded by the coding sequence ATGGATGATTGTGATTCAGTAGTAGAGACGCTTCCCAAAATTAGCAAGTTAAGGCATCTAAGAACACTAAGCATTTTCGTGGTGGGTTCAAAGCCAGGGTGTGGCTTAGCAGAGTTGCATAGCTTAAATCTGNGAGGNANGCTNAGNATCAGAGGCCTTGAGAACGTCCNNAATGAATNGGATGCTAAAGAAGCAAATTTGATTGGTAAGAAGGAGTTGAATATCCTNGAGTTGTCATGGGATGGTANTGNTAATCCAAAAGGNAGTAATGTAAGTGTGGAGAGAGTACTGGAAGNCCTAGAACCTCCCTCAACTCTCAAGAGTTTTNANATGNATGGATATCAGGGAAGGCAGTTTTCGAGTTGGATGAGAAGTTCTCTAGTTTTGAGAGACTTGGTGAATGTTATACTCTCCGACTGTGAGAACTGTGAGGAGCTTCCCCCACTTGGTAAACTTCCACACTTGAAAAGACTAATTGTGAGTGGAATGAAAAATGTGAAGTGGATAGATGGTGAGACGTATGACGGCGTGGAAGAGAAGGCATTTCCATCGTTGGAGGAACTGATTGTGGATAATTTACCAAATTTGGAGAGGTTGTTGAGGGATGAAGGAGTAGAGATGCTTCCTCGTCTTTCCCAATTAACAATTGAAGATGTGTTGAACTTTAAAGTCCCACGTCTTCCTTGTGTGGAGACACTTGATGCTAGAGGAATTGAGGCAGGGACTTCTTTCATGGAAGGGGTTGGGGAGAATATGGCTTGTCTAGAGACCTTGatcattaaaatcattaaaggAGTGGTGGTATTACCTAACGAATTCAGGAGGTTGGGTGCACTACAGGAACTATACATTGGTGAATGGTATGATGTGGAGTATTTTCCAGAACACGTGATGGAAGGTCTAACTTCTCTTCGAACTTTGTCCATTGAATACTGTGAGAAATTAAAATCGTTGTCTGAAGGTGTGCGACATTTGGGTCGTCTTGAGAGTTTGAATATCAGTAAATGTCCAGAGCTGGTGGCTCTACCAAGCAATATGAGTCAATTATCTGCCCTGCGGAAGGTTTCAATCAATTTTAACTGCACATTACCATATGGCTTACAATGTATCCCCTCCCTACGAGTTTTAGATATAAACCATTGCACGTGTACTTCATTGCCGGACTGGCTGGGGGACATGACTACTCTTGAACAATTAAACATTTGGTATTGTAAGGAGTTGAGGTCACTGCCGAGTAGCATTCAACGCCTCACCAACTTGTCTTATTTAAGAATACACTATTGTCCTGATCTGAAGAAGCGGTGCAAGAGGGAAACAGGAGAGGATTGGCAATACATAAGACATATTCCACAATTGGAACTACTTTTCTAG